One part of the Musa acuminata AAA Group cultivar baxijiao chromosome BXJ1-5, Cavendish_Baxijiao_AAA, whole genome shotgun sequence genome encodes these proteins:
- the LOC135674259 gene encoding transcription factor bHLH111-like isoform X1: MHAMAEEGPEASVASSVTAAGHWWEIHASPFSSWNTMRRWPLPQADAHASSSSYDDADRSSISNTTSFTNASTHSALSMDSSSAELVGAPVENHIWSQLLLNVGTNGEARSSSHEDGESSLEVLSSSWELSPSSLNCLEKHLSSCDGLPNNLSDLVTNWSISPPNPQLHQYIAPSTCAVSIDRRPPVAHHSASDASRAKHEGGNSTSYPPSYDHSMKGTDTPFFRRPIGLDESDMPWSNRRNLSDQISFAGCLNMKPSVNGSDSCDGNRCQSSTITGNGKVSRATEGKKKRSEDSSETHLKKPKPDGSMVSSQKLQEPKVKIAEKVSALQQLVSPFGKTDQASVLMETITCITVLQKQVQLLSAPYLKSSASKEQNSWGEPERKEKAEAKYDLRSRGLCLVPVASIPQVHRESNRPDYWMPTYRSCLYR; encoded by the exons ATGCATGCCATGGCTGAAGAAGGCCCCGAGGCTTCGGTGGCCAGCTCGGTGACGGCGGCCGGCCACTGGTGGGAGATCCACgcgagccccttctcctcttggaATACCATGAGGCGGTGGCCGCTGCCGCAGGCGGATGCCCACGCCAGCTCGTCGTCGTACGACGATGCTGATAGGTCGTCGATCTCCAACACCACGTCGTTCACCAATGCATCCACCCACTCTGCCCTCAGCATGGACTCCTCATCCGCTGAACTCGTGGGGGCGCCGGTGGAGAACCATATATGGAGCCAACTTCTACT AAACGTCGGAACGAATGGGGAGGCTCGCAGCAGCAGCCATGAAGACGGAGAGAGCTCTCTTGAAGTGCTGAGTTCCAGTTGGGAACTGAGTCCATCCTCGCTGAACTGCTTGGAGAAGCATCTAAGTAGCTGCGATGGACTGCCAAATAACCTGTCAGATTTGGTCACCAACTGGTCCATCTCTCCTCCCAACCCACAGCTACATCAGTACATCGCACCATCGACATGCGCTGTTTCCATCGATCGTCGTCCTCCGGTGGCTCACCACTCGGCCTCCGATGCTTCGCGTGCCAAGCACGAAGGAGGAAACAGTACAAGCTATCCCCCATCTTACGACCACAGTATGAAAGGAACAGACACGCCGTTCTTTCGGAGGCCGATCGGCCTCGACGAGTCCGATATGCCATGGTCGAACAGGAGAAATCTGTCGGACCAAATCTCTTTTGCCGGATGCTTAAACATGAAGCCTTCTGTAAACGGCTCGGATTCGTGCGACGGAAACAGGTGCCAAAGCTCAACG ATAACAGGCAATGGCAAGGTCAGTAGGGCGACTGAAGGGAAGAAGAAAAGATCCGAAGACAGTTCAGAGACACACCTCAAGAAGCCGAAGCCCGACGGCTCCATGGTTTCATCTCAAAAG TTGCAGGAGCCCAAAGTAAAGATAGCAGAAAAGGTGAGTGCTCTGCAGCAGCTTGTGTCACCATTCGGGAAG ACAGATCAAGCTTCTGTTCTAATGGAAACCATCACTTGCATCACAGTTTTACAGAAGCAAGTACAG TTGCTAAGTGCACCATACCTGAAATCAAGTGCTAGTAAG GAGCAGAATTCATGGGGAGAAccggagaggaaggagaaggcaGAAGCGAAGTACGATCTGAGGAGTAGAGGGCTTTGCTTGGTTCCCGTTGCTTCCATCCCTCAAGTCCATCGAGAGAGCAACAGACCGGACTACTGGATGCCAACATACAGAAGCTGTTTGTACAGATAA
- the LOC135674259 gene encoding transcription factor bHLH111-like isoform X4 codes for MHAMAEEGPEASVASSVTAAGHWWEIHASPFSSWNTMRRWPLPQADAHASSSSYDDADRSSISNTTSFTNASTHSALSMDSSSAELVGAPVENHIWSQLLLNVGTNGEARSSSHEDGESSLEVLSSSWELSPSSLNCLEKHLSSCDGLPNNLSDLVTNWSISPPNPQLHQYIAPSTCAVSIDRRPPVAHHSASDASRAKHEGGNSTSYPPSYDHSMKGTDTPFFRRPIGLDESDMPWSNRRNLSDQISFAGCLNMKPSVNGSDSCDGNRCQSSTITGNGKVSRATEGKKKRSEDSSETHLKKPKPDGSMVSSQKLQEPKVKIAEKVSALQQLVSPFGKTDQASVLMETITCITVLQKQVQLLSAPYLKSSASKWSISGAEFMGRTGEEGEGRSEVRSEE; via the exons ATGCATGCCATGGCTGAAGAAGGCCCCGAGGCTTCGGTGGCCAGCTCGGTGACGGCGGCCGGCCACTGGTGGGAGATCCACgcgagccccttctcctcttggaATACCATGAGGCGGTGGCCGCTGCCGCAGGCGGATGCCCACGCCAGCTCGTCGTCGTACGACGATGCTGATAGGTCGTCGATCTCCAACACCACGTCGTTCACCAATGCATCCACCCACTCTGCCCTCAGCATGGACTCCTCATCCGCTGAACTCGTGGGGGCGCCGGTGGAGAACCATATATGGAGCCAACTTCTACT AAACGTCGGAACGAATGGGGAGGCTCGCAGCAGCAGCCATGAAGACGGAGAGAGCTCTCTTGAAGTGCTGAGTTCCAGTTGGGAACTGAGTCCATCCTCGCTGAACTGCTTGGAGAAGCATCTAAGTAGCTGCGATGGACTGCCAAATAACCTGTCAGATTTGGTCACCAACTGGTCCATCTCTCCTCCCAACCCACAGCTACATCAGTACATCGCACCATCGACATGCGCTGTTTCCATCGATCGTCGTCCTCCGGTGGCTCACCACTCGGCCTCCGATGCTTCGCGTGCCAAGCACGAAGGAGGAAACAGTACAAGCTATCCCCCATCTTACGACCACAGTATGAAAGGAACAGACACGCCGTTCTTTCGGAGGCCGATCGGCCTCGACGAGTCCGATATGCCATGGTCGAACAGGAGAAATCTGTCGGACCAAATCTCTTTTGCCGGATGCTTAAACATGAAGCCTTCTGTAAACGGCTCGGATTCGTGCGACGGAAACAGGTGCCAAAGCTCAACG ATAACAGGCAATGGCAAGGTCAGTAGGGCGACTGAAGGGAAGAAGAAAAGATCCGAAGACAGTTCAGAGACACACCTCAAGAAGCCGAAGCCCGACGGCTCCATGGTTTCATCTCAAAAG TTGCAGGAGCCCAAAGTAAAGATAGCAGAAAAGGTGAGTGCTCTGCAGCAGCTTGTGTCACCATTCGGGAAG ACAGATCAAGCTTCTGTTCTAATGGAAACCATCACTTGCATCACAGTTTTACAGAAGCAAGTACAG TTGCTAAGTGCACCATACCTGAAATCAAGTGCTAGTAAG TGGTCCATTTCAGGAGCAGAATTCATGGGGAGAAccggagaggaaggagaaggcaGAAGCGAAGTACGATCTGAGGAGTAG
- the LOC135674259 gene encoding transcription factor bHLH111-like isoform X3 has translation MHAMAEEGPEASVASSVTAAGHWWEIHASPFSSWNTMRRWPLPQADAHASSSSYDDADRSSISNTTSFTNASTHSALSMDSSSAELVGAPVENHIWSQLLLNVGTNGEARSSSHEDGESSLEVLSSSWELSPSSLNCLEKHLSSCDGLPNNLSDLVTNWSISPPNPQLHQYIAPSTCAVSIDRRPPVAHHSASDASRAKHEGGNSTSYPPSYDHSMKGTDTPFFRRPIGLDESDMPWSNRRNLSDQISFAGCLNMKPSVNGSDSCDGNRCQSSTITGNGKVSRATEGKKKRSEDSSETHLKKPKPDGSMVSSQKLQEPKVKIAEKVSALQQLVSPFGKTDQASVLMETITCITVLQKQVQLLSAPYLKSSASKNSWGEPERKEKAEAKYDLRSRGLCLVPVASIPQVHRESNRPDYWMPTYRSCLYR, from the exons ATGCATGCCATGGCTGAAGAAGGCCCCGAGGCTTCGGTGGCCAGCTCGGTGACGGCGGCCGGCCACTGGTGGGAGATCCACgcgagccccttctcctcttggaATACCATGAGGCGGTGGCCGCTGCCGCAGGCGGATGCCCACGCCAGCTCGTCGTCGTACGACGATGCTGATAGGTCGTCGATCTCCAACACCACGTCGTTCACCAATGCATCCACCCACTCTGCCCTCAGCATGGACTCCTCATCCGCTGAACTCGTGGGGGCGCCGGTGGAGAACCATATATGGAGCCAACTTCTACT AAACGTCGGAACGAATGGGGAGGCTCGCAGCAGCAGCCATGAAGACGGAGAGAGCTCTCTTGAAGTGCTGAGTTCCAGTTGGGAACTGAGTCCATCCTCGCTGAACTGCTTGGAGAAGCATCTAAGTAGCTGCGATGGACTGCCAAATAACCTGTCAGATTTGGTCACCAACTGGTCCATCTCTCCTCCCAACCCACAGCTACATCAGTACATCGCACCATCGACATGCGCTGTTTCCATCGATCGTCGTCCTCCGGTGGCTCACCACTCGGCCTCCGATGCTTCGCGTGCCAAGCACGAAGGAGGAAACAGTACAAGCTATCCCCCATCTTACGACCACAGTATGAAAGGAACAGACACGCCGTTCTTTCGGAGGCCGATCGGCCTCGACGAGTCCGATATGCCATGGTCGAACAGGAGAAATCTGTCGGACCAAATCTCTTTTGCCGGATGCTTAAACATGAAGCCTTCTGTAAACGGCTCGGATTCGTGCGACGGAAACAGGTGCCAAAGCTCAACG ATAACAGGCAATGGCAAGGTCAGTAGGGCGACTGAAGGGAAGAAGAAAAGATCCGAAGACAGTTCAGAGACACACCTCAAGAAGCCGAAGCCCGACGGCTCCATGGTTTCATCTCAAAAG TTGCAGGAGCCCAAAGTAAAGATAGCAGAAAAGGTGAGTGCTCTGCAGCAGCTTGTGTCACCATTCGGGAAG ACAGATCAAGCTTCTGTTCTAATGGAAACCATCACTTGCATCACAGTTTTACAGAAGCAAGTACAG TTGCTAAGTGCACCATACCTGAAATCAAGTGCTAGTAAG AATTCATGGGGAGAAccggagaggaaggagaaggcaGAAGCGAAGTACGATCTGAGGAGTAGAGGGCTTTGCTTGGTTCCCGTTGCTTCCATCCCTCAAGTCCATCGAGAGAGCAACAGACCGGACTACTGGATGCCAACATACAGAAGCTGTTTGTACAGATAA
- the LOC135674259 gene encoding transcription factor bHLH111-like isoform X2 produces the protein MHAMAEEGPEASVASSVTAAGHWWEIHASPFSSWNTMRRWPLPQADAHASSSSYDDADRSSISNTTSFTNASTHSALSMDSSSAELVGAPVENHIWSQLLLNVGTNGEARSSSHEDGESSLEVLSSSWELSPSSLNCLEKHLSSCDGLPNNLSDLVTNWSISPPNPQLHQYIAPSTCAVSIDRRPPVAHHSASDASRAKHEGGNSTSYPPSYDHSMKGTDTPFFRRPIGLDESDMPWSNRRNLSDQISFAGCLNMKPSVNGSDSCDGNRCQSSTITGNGKVSRATEGKKKRSEDSSETHLKKPKPDGSMVSSQKEPKVKIAEKVSALQQLVSPFGKTDQASVLMETITCITVLQKQVQLLSAPYLKSSASKEQNSWGEPERKEKAEAKYDLRSRGLCLVPVASIPQVHRESNRPDYWMPTYRSCLYR, from the exons ATGCATGCCATGGCTGAAGAAGGCCCCGAGGCTTCGGTGGCCAGCTCGGTGACGGCGGCCGGCCACTGGTGGGAGATCCACgcgagccccttctcctcttggaATACCATGAGGCGGTGGCCGCTGCCGCAGGCGGATGCCCACGCCAGCTCGTCGTCGTACGACGATGCTGATAGGTCGTCGATCTCCAACACCACGTCGTTCACCAATGCATCCACCCACTCTGCCCTCAGCATGGACTCCTCATCCGCTGAACTCGTGGGGGCGCCGGTGGAGAACCATATATGGAGCCAACTTCTACT AAACGTCGGAACGAATGGGGAGGCTCGCAGCAGCAGCCATGAAGACGGAGAGAGCTCTCTTGAAGTGCTGAGTTCCAGTTGGGAACTGAGTCCATCCTCGCTGAACTGCTTGGAGAAGCATCTAAGTAGCTGCGATGGACTGCCAAATAACCTGTCAGATTTGGTCACCAACTGGTCCATCTCTCCTCCCAACCCACAGCTACATCAGTACATCGCACCATCGACATGCGCTGTTTCCATCGATCGTCGTCCTCCGGTGGCTCACCACTCGGCCTCCGATGCTTCGCGTGCCAAGCACGAAGGAGGAAACAGTACAAGCTATCCCCCATCTTACGACCACAGTATGAAAGGAACAGACACGCCGTTCTTTCGGAGGCCGATCGGCCTCGACGAGTCCGATATGCCATGGTCGAACAGGAGAAATCTGTCGGACCAAATCTCTTTTGCCGGATGCTTAAACATGAAGCCTTCTGTAAACGGCTCGGATTCGTGCGACGGAAACAGGTGCCAAAGCTCAACG ATAACAGGCAATGGCAAGGTCAGTAGGGCGACTGAAGGGAAGAAGAAAAGATCCGAAGACAGTTCAGAGACACACCTCAAGAAGCCGAAGCCCGACGGCTCCATGGTTTCATCTCAAAAG GAGCCCAAAGTAAAGATAGCAGAAAAGGTGAGTGCTCTGCAGCAGCTTGTGTCACCATTCGGGAAG ACAGATCAAGCTTCTGTTCTAATGGAAACCATCACTTGCATCACAGTTTTACAGAAGCAAGTACAG TTGCTAAGTGCACCATACCTGAAATCAAGTGCTAGTAAG GAGCAGAATTCATGGGGAGAAccggagaggaaggagaaggcaGAAGCGAAGTACGATCTGAGGAGTAGAGGGCTTTGCTTGGTTCCCGTTGCTTCCATCCCTCAAGTCCATCGAGAGAGCAACAGACCGGACTACTGGATGCCAACATACAGAAGCTGTTTGTACAGATAA
- the LOC135673961 gene encoding uncharacterized protein LOC135673961 — MLAEEEIDFPLSSGSNICRRFYSCSKKRIYELPVPKCQGRFCCGSYAGWIATVGKDSRMHLVNIFTGGGVELPSLYAFGTSFSQCCNRSPERKRSLFVTKVCLSSSPSAGRDCLVVAFYGIGCKLGYAKVGDDQWTTVSCNWCPYLDASFYKGQFYVVNWKGDVVVLDVSRRQVHFISTKPKQLMTDYTHRKIYLVESSGDLLYVVRVFRYSPKPTYNTKSFVVYKLSVSNGELQQVSSLGGRSLFLGLNNSISVEASKLVGCQKDSIYFTDDLSEFKTCCAPGSGRDTGIYSMVDGCITPHYDGVSLSRVSPPLWVPIHHLFSPSI, encoded by the coding sequence ATGCTCGCAGAGGAGGAGATCGACTTCCCCCTCTCCTCGGGAAGCAACATTTGTCGTCGCTTCTATAGCTGTTCCAAGAAGAGAATCTACGAGCTCCCCGTGCCCAAATGTCAAGGAAGATTCTGTTGTGGCTCCTACGCCGGTTGGATCGCGACGGTCGGCAAAGACTCAAGGATGCATCTCGTGAACATCTTTACTGGAGGCGGCGTAGAGCTGCCTTCGCTATACGCCTTCGGTACATCCTTCAGTCAATGTTGCAACCGGTCACCAGAGCGCAAGCGTTCTCTTTTTGTAACCAAGGTTTGCCTGTCGTCAAGCCCCTCCGCTGGTCGGGACTGCCTCGTGGTGGCGTTCTACGGCATCGGATGTAAGCTGGGTTATGCGAAGGTTGGCGACGATCAATGGACTACAGTAAGCTGCAATTGGTGTCCCTACTTGGATGCCTCGTTCTACAAAGGCCAATTCTACGTGGTCAACTGGAAAGGGGACGTGGTGGTGTTGGATGTGTCTCGGCGGCAGGTGCATTTCATATCGACCAAACCGAAGCAACTCATGACCGACTACACCCATCGGAAAATATACCTGGTGGAATCATCGGGCGATCTACTGTACGTGGTGCGGGTGTTTAGGTATTCGCCAAAGCCGACATACAACACAAAGAGCTTCGTTGTCTACAAGCTGAGCGTTTCCAACGGCGAGTTGCAGCAGGTGAGTAGCCTAGGAGGGCGGTCGCTGTTCTTGGGCCTCAACAACTCGATATCGGTGGAGGCATCAAAGCTGGTGGGATGCCAAAAGGACTCCATTTACTTCACCGATGACCTAAGCGAGTTCAAGACTTGCTGCGCACCGGGAAGCGGACGTGACACGGGGATCTATAGCATGGTGGATGGTTGCATCACCCCACACTATGATGGGGTCTCACTCTCCCGAGTCTCGCCGCCGCTATGGGTGCCGATCCACCATTTATTTTCACCCAGCATATAG